Proteins encoded by one window of Clostridium perfringens:
- the pcrA gene encoding DNA helicase PcrA, with protein sequence MDLKSLLNKEQYEAATTIDGQVLILAGAGSGKTRVLTHRIAYMIENDIKPYNILAITFTNKAAGEMRERVKSLVGEVANNMWISTFHSSCVRILRREIDKLGYSKDFTIYDSSDQKTLIKLVMKELNINEKEITDLEILGTIGKAKDNIQSAQSFKKENEDNFRKNKIADAYLLYQKKLKENNALDFDDLIVKTVELFRKHNDVLEFYQNKFKYIMIDEYQDTNKAQYEFAKLLAAKHKNICVVGDDDQCIYAWRGADIRNILDFEKDYPEAKVVKLEQNYRSKGNILEAANKVIKNNAERKFKILRTEQVEGEKISIHRAYSDKMEASFVVSEIEKLKSDKGYKYKDFAVLYRTNAQSRNFEEALRRAGIPYRIFGGLKFYDRKEIKDILAYLKIIVNPKDSISLRRIINVPKRSIGDTTVEKLQNHATEIDDTLYNVLLDVDYVPGLTARSINPIKKFTDMMEEIMVMSEQLSVSQLIEYVLEKTGYLKSLKDSKLIEDQSRIENLEELVSDAVEFEKSNEEDKSLSAYLEKVALVQDMDDLEAEDNYVMLMTVHSSKGLEFPTVFLVGMENGIFPNAACFEHDNQMEEARRLCYVGITRAEEKLYMTSAETRMIFGKTVAYGQSDFISEIPANIKDYVNINGKSSSNSFKNSSQTYGETRKTYNPHSIRGGMSASKANESLNKTLSGKSSGNAGIDELTMGRKVKHPKFGVGTLITKSKVGDDYKLTIAFDSQGVKHLMFSFAPLELL encoded by the coding sequence ATGGATTTAAAAAGCTTGCTTAATAAAGAACAATATGAAGCAGCAACCACAATTGATGGTCAAGTACTTATATTAGCAGGAGCAGGTTCTGGTAAAACTAGAGTACTTACACACAGAATAGCATACATGATAGAAAATGATATAAAACCTTATAATATATTAGCGATAACATTTACAAATAAAGCAGCAGGGGAAATGAGAGAGAGAGTAAAATCTCTAGTTGGTGAAGTGGCAAACAACATGTGGATATCAACATTTCATTCATCTTGCGTGAGAATTTTAAGAAGAGAAATAGATAAATTAGGTTATAGTAAAGACTTTACAATATATGATTCATCAGATCAGAAAACATTAATAAAACTTGTAATGAAAGAGCTTAATATTAATGAAAAAGAGATAACTGATTTAGAGATTTTAGGTACTATAGGAAAAGCAAAGGATAATATCCAAAGTGCACAAAGTTTTAAGAAAGAAAATGAAGATAACTTTAGAAAAAATAAAATAGCAGATGCATATCTTTTATACCAAAAGAAATTAAAAGAAAATAATGCCCTAGATTTTGATGATTTAATAGTAAAAACTGTTGAGTTATTTAGAAAGCATAATGATGTATTAGAGTTTTATCAAAATAAGTTTAAATACATAATGATAGATGAGTATCAAGATACAAATAAAGCTCAATATGAATTTGCTAAGCTTTTAGCTGCAAAACACAAAAATATATGCGTAGTTGGTGATGATGACCAATGTATTTATGCTTGGAGAGGGGCAGATATAAGAAATATATTAGATTTTGAAAAGGATTATCCAGAGGCTAAAGTTGTTAAGCTTGAACAAAACTATAGATCAAAAGGAAATATTTTAGAAGCTGCTAATAAAGTTATAAAAAATAATGCAGAGAGAAAATTTAAGATTTTAAGAACTGAGCAAGTAGAGGGAGAAAAAATAAGTATTCATAGAGCTTACTCAGATAAAATGGAAGCTTCCTTTGTTGTTTCAGAGATAGAAAAATTAAAAAGTGATAAAGGATATAAATATAAGGATTTTGCTGTTCTTTACAGAACAAATGCACAGTCTCGTAATTTTGAGGAAGCATTAAGAAGAGCAGGAATTCCATATAGAATTTTTGGAGGGCTAAAATTCTATGATAGAAAAGAGATAAAAGATATTCTTGCATACTTAAAAATAATAGTAAATCCTAAAGATTCTATAAGTTTAAGAAGAATAATAAATGTTCCTAAAAGAAGTATTGGAGATACTACTGTAGAAAAACTTCAAAATCATGCAACTGAAATAGATGATACATTATACAATGTTTTATTAGATGTAGATTATGTGCCAGGATTAACAGCTAGAAGCATAAATCCTATTAAGAAGTTTACTGATATGATGGAAGAAATAATGGTTATGTCAGAGCAACTAAGTGTATCTCAATTAATTGAATATGTTTTAGAGAAAACAGGTTACTTAAAATCACTTAAAGATTCAAAGCTTATAGAGGATCAAAGTAGAATAGAAAACTTAGAAGAATTAGTTTCTGATGCTGTTGAATTTGAAAAGAGTAATGAAGAAGATAAATCATTATCAGCTTACTTAGAGAAGGTTGCTCTTGTTCAAGATATGGATGATTTAGAAGCAGAAGATAATTATGTAATGCTTATGACAGTTCACAGCTCAAAGGGACTAGAATTCCCAACAGTTTTCTTAGTTGGTATGGAGAACGGAATATTCCCAAATGCAGCTTGCTTTGAACATGATAATCAAATGGAAGAGGCTAGAAGACTTTGCTATGTTGGAATAACTAGAGCTGAGGAAAAATTATATATGACATCAGCTGAAACAAGAATGATATTTGGTAAAACAGTAGCTTATGGACAATCAGATTTTATATCAGAAATTCCAGCTAACATAAAAGACTATGTAAATATCAATGGGAAAAGTTCAAGTAACTCTTTCAAAAATAGTTCACAAACTTATGGAGAGACTAGAAAAACTTATAATCCTCATAGCATTAGAGGAGGAATGAGTGCTTCTAAAGCAAATGAATCCCTAAATAAGACCTTATCAGGAAAATCTTCAGGTAATGCAGGAATAGATGAACTAACTATGGGAAGAAAAGTTAAGCATCCTAAGTTTGGTGTAGGAACATTAATAACAAAGAGTAAAGTTGGAGATGACTATAAACTTACAATTGCCTTTGATAGTCAAGGAGTTAAACATTTAATGTTTAGCTTTGCACCACTAGAGCTTCTTTAA